Genomic DNA from Filimonas effusa:
GCCACTGAAATCTGCTCTACCTTCGCGCCGGCAGCTCCTTTTTATGAAACACATAGATACCAACGCACTACTCTCTGCTATAGCAGGCTTTTGCATCATCTTATTATTTACCCATCATGGCGGTATTGGCGTATCGCCCGATTCGGTTGTATACACCAGCGTGGCCAGGAACATTTACCACCATCATCAGTTGGAAGCGTATAACCACATGCCATTGGTAGATTTCCCGGTATTCTACCCTGTCTTTCTTTCAGTAAGCATGTTTGTGTCAGGTTTAGATCCTGTGGTATCAGGTCCCGTACTAAATGGACTACTGTTCGGACTACTGATCTATCTATGCGGTGTTGCCTTCCGCAAAAGCAGCAGTTCTGTTACTGCCAGATGGGCGTTATACCTATCACTAATCATCAGCCCTGCGCTGCTGAATGTATATACCATGCTTTGGTCCGAAACCTTGTTTATTGTACTCAGCATGGTACTACTATTACTTACCCACAAGTATTGTCAGAAAACATCCCTGACCGTTCTTATCGGTATGGCAGTTTGCGCAGGACTGGCCTGCATTACACGTTATGCAGGCATTACCCTGATTGCAACAGGCGGCTTTATCATATTATTCCGGCTAAACACACCACTGCGTAAAAGAATAGGACATACCCTGTTATTCGGCTGTTTGAGCAGCGCCTTCCTCCTGGCTAATCTCCTACGCAACGCACAAATCACGGGCACTTTCACCGGCGAACGAGAAAAAGGCATAACGCCTTTCTTTACCAATATGTACTATTACGGCACGGTTTTATGCGATTGGCTATCCTTCCTGAAAGGTCATTATCAAGGGGCCACCCTGTTGGCTATAGCGTCTCTGCTCTTATCAGCGATACTACTAATCAGGCACCTATTCCGGCCCGTATCACATGGCGCTATGCACAACATCGCCCTGGCCTTCTTCTTCATTTACACCTTATTCATCGTAGTATCTTCTACCATTTCCCGCTACGAGCAGATCAATAACCGCCTGTTATCCCCGGCTTTTGCGCCATTACTGTTAGTGGTCATCTATAGCCTAAGTACGCTGCCAGAGCGCTTCTCCCATATTCGTAAAACATATCTGCTCGTACCATTGGCACTCATGTTCATATTGTTCCAGGCAAGCCAGGTGCAGATCAGCAAAAGCATGTACAATGAATACAATCACTACGGCATCCCCGGCTATACCCAGGACTCC
This window encodes:
- a CDS encoding glycosyltransferase family protein yields the protein MKHIDTNALLSAIAGFCIILLFTHHGGIGVSPDSVVYTSVARNIYHHHQLEAYNHMPLVDFPVFYPVFLSVSMFVSGLDPVVSGPVLNGLLFGLLIYLCGVAFRKSSSSVTARWALYLSLIISPALLNVYTMLWSETLFIVLSMVLLLLTHKYCQKTSLTVLIGMAVCAGLACITRYAGITLIATGGFIILFRLNTPLRKRIGHTLLFGCLSSAFLLANLLRNAQITGTFTGEREKGITPFFTNMYYYGTVLCDWLSFLKGHYQGATLLAIASLLLSAILLIRHLFRPVSHGAMHNIALAFFFIYTLFIVVSSTISRYEQINNRLLSPAFAPLLLVVIYSLSTLPERFSHIRKTYLLVPLALMFILFQASQVQISKSMYNEYNHYGIPGYTQDSWRHSPVTQHIQNHPNLFKPGTTIYSNAQEAVYFTTGLAAKSLPHTIDTQDVETFAKTNEHYLIRYNEVNDTDLVSMPFITAHKKLTPLYTATDGVIYSCTLQKANNSEHDHP